The sequence below is a genomic window from Chloroflexota bacterium.
ACAAGCGCCGTCTCTCGGCATTGGGCCCCGGTGGCCTGCGCCGTGAGCGTGCCGGATTCGATGTGCGTGATGTGCACCACAGCCACTACGGCCGGATTTGTCCTATCGAAACCCCAGAAGGCCCAAACATCGGCCTCATCGGTTCCCTGTCCACTTATGCGCGGGTGAATGAGTATGGCTTCATTGAGACTCCATACCGCAAGGTGATCCATTCTCTCCCGCCCGACCCGAAACTGCTGGAGGGCCGCACTGTCCGCGAGCGGATATTAGACCCCAAGACCGAGGAGGTCATCGCCGAGCCAGGCACAAAGATAGATGCCGCGTTGGCGAAGCGGATCAAGAAAGCGGGCGTTCGAGAAGTCAAAATAGTCCCAGTGGCCACAAACGAAGTGGTTTACCTAACGGCGGACGAAGAAGATCACTACGTTATCGCCCAGGCAAATGCTCGGCTGGATGACGATGGCCAGTTCTTGGATAAGCGCGTCTCCGTACGCTATCACCAGAATTTCCTCATGGAGGCGGTGGAAAAGGTAGACTATATGGACGTGTCGCCCAAGCAAATCGTGGGAGTGTCGGCGGCACTCATCCCATTCCTGGAGCACGACGACGCCAACCGCGCCTTGATGGGTTCCAACATGCAACGCCAGGCTGTGCCGCTCATTGCCCCTGAGGCTCCTCTGGTGGGCACGGCGATCGAAAAACCAGCCGCATTAGACTCTGGTCAAGTGATCATAGCGGAGAACGACGGCGAAGTCGTCAGCGTCACAGGGCAGCGGATCGTTGTGCAAGGCAACGACGGACAAAAAGTCTATCATCTGCGCCGCTACAGTCGCACAAACCAAAGCACGTGCCTGGACCAACGTCCTATAGTGAACAAAGGTGACCATGTGAAAGCAGGAGACGTTCTCGCCGACTCCTCTTCCACTGACCGCGGTGAATTGGCCTTGGGTCAGAACGTAATCGTTGCGTTCTTATCCTGGGAGGGCGGCAACTACGAAGATGCCATTCTCATTAGCGAGGCGCTAGTCCGAAACGACAAGTTTACCTCTATCCACATCGAGAAGCATGAGGTCGAAGCGCGGGATACCAAACTGGGCCCCGAGGAAATCACCCGCGATATCCCAAACGTTGGCGAAGACGCGTTGCGAAACCTTGATGAAGAGGGTATCATCCGCATCGGTGCAGAGGTGGGACCGGGCGACATTCTGGTGGGCAAGATCACGCCGAAAGGCGAGACCGAACTGACCCCAGAGGAGAAATTATTGCGCGCCATCTTCGGCGAAAAGGCCTGGGAGGTCAAGGACTCTTCGTTGCGCCTACCACATGGCGAGCGCGGCAAGGTAGTGGACATCCGTACCTTCTCCCGCGAGGAGCATCCCGATATGGCTCCTGGCGTGGACAAGATGGTGCGCGTGAGCGTCGCCCAACGCCGCAAGATCACCGAGGGCGACAAGATGGCCGGTCGCCACGGCAATAAGGGCGTGATCTCCAAGGTGGTCTCCATTGCCGATATGCCCTACCTGGCCGACGGCACGCCCGTGGATATTATCTTGAATCCGCTTGGAGTGCCCGCCCGTATGAATGTGGGCCAGATTCTGGAAGCTCACTTGGGGTGGGCGGCCAGTCGTATGGGCTTTCGAGCCGTGTCACCGGTATTCGACGGCGCGGATGAGACGGAAATCATGGGCGAATTGGCACGCGCTTGGCTGATAGATCGGGCGTGGGAAGACGCAACCCGGCGCGCGTGGCAGTGGCTGCACGAGCAAGATGTGGACACCACCGACCTGGAGGATGACGAAGAGGCGCGGCGTGTGTACTTGCGCCACGTGTTAGAAGTACCTGACGACCAGGATGTGGATGAGGTCGTTTCCGATTGGGCCTCGGCACGCTGGGCCTGGCTGGCGCAGTGGCTGAAAGAACGCGGGTACGATATCCGTTCCATTCAATCCACCATCGAAACCGACCTGCCTGTTTCAGAGCGAGGGAAGGCCGACCAGAGGGCAGTGAATCTGTGTCTGCGTCTGTGGCTTGAGGACCATGGCGTGGATGTATCGAATCTATCCGACCAGGACATCGAGGACAAGGCAGCGCGCGTCAGCCTGGAAGTCAAAGAACCCCTGCCGATATCGGGCAAGATGATCCTCTACGATGGCAAGACCGGGGAGCCTTTCGACCGCCCAGTGACCGTAGGCATCATTTATATGATGAAACTGGCGCACCTGGTGGAAGACAAAGTGCACGCCCGCTCCACAGGGCCGTACTCGCTGGTCACACAACAGCCCTTGGGTGGAAAGGCCCAGTTGGGTGGCCAGCGTTTCGGAGAAATGGAGGTTTGGGCTCTGGAGGCCTATGGCGCGGCCCACACCCTACAGGAGATGCTCACCGTCAAATCAGACGATGTGACTGGCCGGGTCAAGACCTATGAGGCTATCGTGAAGGGCGAACGGATCAGCGAACCCGGCATACCAGAATCTTTCCGCGTCTTGGTGAAGGAATTGCAGAGCCTGGCGTTATCCGTTGAGGTTTTGAATGAGAACGGTGAGCGAATCCAGTTTGGGCGTGAGGAGAGTGAGGAGCCATTGCCCAGGCTGGGCTTGGGGTTGGGTGTGCCTGGATTTGCACGCGAGAGGACCTTTGGATAAACGCGCCTCTCTACCACATGCGATACAGGGTAATTGACAATTTTCACAATGTATATATACTTTAAATGTTTCATCCCGCTGTGAACTTGAGCGGGTGTGAACTTTCTTACCGAGTACGAGCATCGCCGAGGCGCTGCTTGTTCAGAGCGGCCTCGGCGTCTTATGCCTATTATTCACAAGCCTTGTAGAAGGAGGGCTTATCTTGCCGACGATCAATCAATTGGTGAGAAAAGGACGCAAAGAAAAGTTACAGAAAAGCAAAGCGCCCGCTCTGCGCCTCTCATACAACGCGCTCAAGGGTCGGTACACTCGGGGGCGGAATCCAATGAAGCGCGGCGTTTGCACGCAGGTCAAGACGATGACCCCGAAGAAGCCTAACTCGGCCCTGCGGAAAATCGCCCGTGTGCGCCTGACCAGTGGAATCGAAGTTACAGCCTACATTCCCGGCGAGGGCCACAATTTGCAGGAACACTCGGTGGTGTTGGTGCGCGGTGGCCGGGTCAAGGATTTACCTGGCGTGCGCTATCACATCGTCCGCGGAGCATTGGATGCTGCCGGCGTCGAGAATCGCCAGCGCGGGCGTTCGAAATACGGTTCTAAGCGACCAAAGAAGTCCTAACTTATACTGGGCATGATTTTGCCTTCTCTGTGCAAGGAGAGTGGAATGCCGAGACGTGGTACTGTCATCCGTCGGGTGCCAGCGCCCGACACCAAATATAATAGCATCTTAGCGGCCCGATTCATCAACAAATTGATGCAACGTGGCAAGAAGAGCGTGGCGGAACGCATCTTCTACGAAGCCATGGACATTATCGAGTCGCGGGTCAACAAGGCTCCATTGGAAATCTTCGAACAAGCCATCCACAACGTGGCGCCCGTTTTAGAGGTGAAACCTCGGCGCGTCGGTGGTGCAACCTATCAGGTTCCTGTGGAGATTCAAGGAGACCGCCGTTTCTCTTTGGCCATGCGCTGGCTCATCCAGTCGGCACGCAGCCGACCGGGCAAGTCCATGGCCGAGAAACTGGCCAACGAACTCATGGATGCTTCCAAGGGCACGGGGGCCGCTATCAAGAAGAAGGAAGACACACACAAGATGGCGGAGGCCAACAAAGCCTTTGCCCACTACCGGTGGTAGCCCAAGGCTGGCACACCTATTGCCGATGGAGTGACGCTGGCGTCGCATTTGCCAAGGCCGGGGTGTAAGATGTCCAGGCTCGCGCCTCTAGAGAAGGTCAGGAATATAGGCATTATCGCTCATATTGATGCGGGTAAGACCACCACCACGGAGCGCATCCTGTTCTACACCGGCCGCACGCACCGCATGGGCAATGTGGACGAGGGCACAACGGTCACCGATTGGATGGAGCAGGAGCGAGAGCGCGGTATCACTATCCAGTCGGCGGCTGTTACTACGCTCTGGCGTGATTGCCAGATTAACATCATTGATACACCGGGCCACATAGATTTCACTGCCGAGGTCCAGCGTAGCCTGCGCGTGTTGGATGGAGGGGTGGTCATTTTCGATGCTGTGGCCGGGGTGGAACCGCAGTCCGAGACCGTGTGGCGGCAGGCCGACCGTTTCGGAGTGCCGCGTATCTGTTTCATTAACAAATTAGACCGTACAGGGGCTGATTATTGGCGTTCAGTCAGGAGCATTGAGGATCGTCTTGGAGCACGCACGGCTGTGGTCCAGATGCCCATCGGCATAGAAGGGCATTTCAGGGGGTTGGTAGATCTCATCGAGAACCGCGCCGTGATTTATCTGGACGATCTGGGCACCCAATTGGAAAGCACCGCTGTGCCCCCGGAACTCCAGGAGGAGGCGGCCCAACGCCGCGAGGCGTTGATCGAACGGGTGGCAGAAACCGACGAGGCGTTAACCCTAAAATATCTGGAAGGTGAAGAGATAACGCCTGCGGACCTCCGTGCCTCTCTCCGTGCGGCCACAATCAGTGGCCAGTTGTTCCCCGTCTTAGGGGGAGCAGCCTTGCGCAACAAGGGCGTGCAATTGCTGCTCGACGCGATCGTGGATTATTTGCCCTCCCCGCTGGATATTCCACCAGTGCAAGGAGTAGATCCGCGCACTGGCACACCGATCGAACGGCGACGTAGCACCCAAGATCCTTTCACTGCCTTGGCATTCAAAATCCAGACCGATCCCTTTGTGGGACGACTGACCTACATCCGGGTGTATTCCGGTCGCCTGAAGGCGGGGATGCGAGTGTTGAACGCCACCAGAGACCGCAAGGAGCGAGTAGGGCGTATCTTGCGCATGTATGCCAACCGCCGGGAGGAGATGGAGGAAGTCGAAGCCGGCGATATCGCCGCGTTGCCAGCCCTGCGCTGGACGTTCACAGGTGACACGATATGCCACGAGAATTACCCGGTCGTTTTGGAAGCCATTCGGTTCCCAGAACCCGTGATCTCGGTGGCCATTGAGCCGAAGACGAAGGCGGACCAGGATAAAGTCAGTGACGCATTGAAGCGCCTGGAGGAGGAGGATCCTACCTTTCGCGTCCGCACCGATGCGGAGACAGGCCAGACGATCATCTCAGGTATGGGCGAACTGCACCTGGAAGTGTTGGTGGATCGGCTGCTCCGCGAGTTCAAGGTCCAGGCCACCGTCAGCAAGCCACAGGTGTCCTATCGGGAGACGATCACCAAGCCCATGCGCGCGGAGGGGCGATTCATCCGACAAACGGGGGGCGCTGGGCAATACGGTGTGGTGTGGCTGGAACTCGAACCACGACCTAAGGGTACCGGATTCGAGTTCGAAAACGCTCTGAAGGGAGGGACCATCCCCCAAGAGTTTGTACCCGCTGTAGAACAAGGTGTGCGCGAGGCAATGGAAAGCGGGGTCTTGGCCGGATATCCGCTTGTGGACATGCGGGTCAGGTTGGTAGATGCCCAATATCACGAGGTGGACTCCTCGGAACTGTCTTTCAAAATGGCGGGGTCGTTGGCTTTGCGCAATGGCGTAGCGCAGGCGGAGCCCGTGCTCTTGGAACCCATCATGAAGATAGAGGTGGTGGTACCCGAAGAAGCCACCGGCGAAGTAATCGGCGATCTGAATGCCCGACGGGCCACGATTGATGGCATGCAATCCCGCGCCGATGGGATGCAAGTGATTGACGCCCACGTCCCCTTGGCGGAGACATTCGGCTACGCAACCGATCTGCGCTCCTTGACCCAAGGGCGCGGCTCGTTCACAATGGAATTCGACCATTACGCTGAATTGCCCAGGGAGATGATGGAACGCATTCTTGGGGGCGCGCGATATGTTTCCCGGCGGACAGGATAGAAAGGGGAATCGAGATCCTTCCACTCTGCGAGAGAGTGGGAACGATTTGGATTGACCACTACATGTAACTTGCCAAAATTTGAATTTTGATTATAATTCCGCGTTTGTGCCAGTGAATTTGAGCAATCATCGTTTTCAAGTGACGAAAGGAGAACCACCTTATGGCGAAGCAGAAATTTGAGCGCACGAAGCCACACGTGAACGTGGGCACCATTGGTCATGTGGACCATGGCAAGACCACCTTGACGGCTGCCATCACCAAAGTGTTGGCGATGAAAGGTCTGGCCCAGTTCCGGCCCTACGATTCGATTGACAACGCTCCGGAGGAGAAGGCGCGGGGGCTGACCATTGCCATCTCCCACGTGGAGTACGAGACTCCGGAGCGGCACTACGCCCATGTGGACTGCCCAGGTCATGCCGACTACATCAAGAACATGATCACCGGGGCGGCACAGATGGATGGGGCCATCCTGGTGGTGAGCGCGCCAGATGGGCCCATGCCGCAGACGCGGGAGCACATTTTGTTAGCCCGCCAGGTGGAAGTGCCGAGCATGGTGGTGTTCCTGAACAAAGTGGACCTGATGGATGACCCGGAACTATTGGAGTTGGTGGAGTTAGAGCTCCGGGAGTTGTTGACCAGTTACGGTTTCCCTGGCGATGAGATCCCCATCGTGAAAGGGTCGGCGCTGAAGGCGTTGGAGAGCCCATCTACGGACCCCAACGCGCCGGAGTACCAGTGCATTTGGGAGTTGACGAGGGCGGTGGATCACTACATCCCGACGCCGGTGCGGGAGATGGACAAGCCTTTCTTGATGCCGATCGAGGATGTGTTTGGGATCAAGGGGCGCGGGACGGTGGTGACTGGGCGTATCGAGCGCGGCACGGTGAAAGTAGGGGACGAGGTGGAGATCGTCGGGCT
It includes:
- a CDS encoding DNA-directed RNA polymerase subunit beta; amino-acid sequence: MAVSVRGVINRNMSVLNNRVRSYARIPDVHPLPSLIEVQRTSYEWLIKEGLRELFEEISPIVSYNGNLELHFLDYRFEEPKYSEEECRTRDMTFAAPLYVRARLINRETGGEIPEQDVYLGDFPLMTSNGTFIINGAERVVVSQLIRSPGAYFKVEEDRVTGRLLCMAKLIPNRGAWLEFETSKRDVISVKVDRKRKIPITVLLRALGTIEVEGQEADNALIVTGTDEELLSLFASVDTMPEHSYIQSTMERDPTTDAASALEEFFKRMRPGDPATFENARSYLSSLLFHPRRYDLGKVGRYKLNKHLGLDVPLDHRTLTKRDLIKIVERIIQVNNGVEDPDDIDHLGNRRVKTVGELIQNQLRISLLRMERMVRDRMSTRDPEQVTPVALINIRPIVAGLREFFGGSQLSQFMDQTNPLAELTNKRRLSALGPGGLRRERAGFDVRDVHHSHYGRICPIETPEGPNIGLIGSLSTYARVNEYGFIETPYRKVIHSLPPDPKLLEGRTVRERILDPKTEEVIAEPGTKIDAALAKRIKKAGVREVKIVPVATNEVVYLTADEEDHYVIAQANARLDDDGQFLDKRVSVRYHQNFLMEAVEKVDYMDVSPKQIVGVSAALIPFLEHDDANRALMGSNMQRQAVPLIAPEAPLVGTAIEKPAALDSGQVIIAENDGEVVSVTGQRIVVQGNDGQKVYHLRRYSRTNQSTCLDQRPIVNKGDHVKAGDVLADSSSTDRGELALGQNVIVAFLSWEGGNYEDAILISEALVRNDKFTSIHIEKHEVEARDTKLGPEEITRDIPNVGEDALRNLDEEGIIRIGAEVGPGDILVGKITPKGETELTPEEKLLRAIFGEKAWEVKDSSLRLPHGERGKVVDIRTFSREEHPDMAPGVDKMVRVSVAQRRKITEGDKMAGRHGNKGVISKVVSIADMPYLADGTPVDIILNPLGVPARMNVGQILEAHLGWAASRMGFRAVSPVFDGADETEIMGELARAWLIDRAWEDATRRAWQWLHEQDVDTTDLEDDEEARRVYLRHVLEVPDDQDVDEVVSDWASARWAWLAQWLKERGYDIRSIQSTIETDLPVSERGKADQRAVNLCLRLWLEDHGVDVSNLSDQDIEDKAARVSLEVKEPLPISGKMILYDGKTGEPFDRPVTVGIIYMMKLAHLVEDKVHARSTGPYSLVTQQPLGGKAQLGGQRFGEMEVWALEAYGAAHTLQEMLTVKSDDVTGRVKTYEAIVKGERISEPGIPESFRVLVKELQSLALSVEVLNENGERIQFGREESEEPLPRLGLGLGVPGFARERTFG
- the rpsG gene encoding 30S ribosomal protein S7; the encoded protein is MPRRGTVIRRVPAPDTKYNSILAARFINKLMQRGKKSVAERIFYEAMDIIESRVNKAPLEIFEQAIHNVAPVLEVKPRRVGGATYQVPVEIQGDRRFSLAMRWLIQSARSRPGKSMAEKLANELMDASKGTGAAIKKKEDTHKMAEANKAFAHYRW
- the tuf gene encoding elongation factor Tu, translating into MAKQKFERTKPHVNVGTIGHVDHGKTTLTAAITKVLAMKGLAQFRPYDSIDNAPEEKARGLTIAISHVEYETPERHYAHVDCPGHADYIKNMITGAAQMDGAILVVSAPDGPMPQTREHILLARQVEVPSMVVFLNKVDLMDDPELLELVELELRELLTSYGFPGDEIPIVKGSALKALESPSTDPNAPEYQCIWELTRAVDHYIPTPVREMDKPFLMPIEDVFGIKGRGTVVTGRIERGTVKVGDEVEIVGLREDVRRTVVTGVEMFRKTLDYGQAGDNVGCLLRGIEREEVERGQVLAKPGSIKPHTEFMGEVYVLKKEEGGRHTPFFTGYRPQFYIRTMDVTGSIELPEGVEMVMPGDNVNMKVRLIVPVALEQGSRFAIREGGRTVGAGVITKIVE
- the fusA gene encoding elongation factor G; translated protein: MSRLAPLEKVRNIGIIAHIDAGKTTTTERILFYTGRTHRMGNVDEGTTVTDWMEQERERGITIQSAAVTTLWRDCQINIIDTPGHIDFTAEVQRSLRVLDGGVVIFDAVAGVEPQSETVWRQADRFGVPRICFINKLDRTGADYWRSVRSIEDRLGARTAVVQMPIGIEGHFRGLVDLIENRAVIYLDDLGTQLESTAVPPELQEEAAQRREALIERVAETDEALTLKYLEGEEITPADLRASLRAATISGQLFPVLGGAALRNKGVQLLLDAIVDYLPSPLDIPPVQGVDPRTGTPIERRRSTQDPFTALAFKIQTDPFVGRLTYIRVYSGRLKAGMRVLNATRDRKERVGRILRMYANRREEMEEVEAGDIAALPALRWTFTGDTICHENYPVVLEAIRFPEPVISVAIEPKTKADQDKVSDALKRLEEEDPTFRVRTDAETGQTIISGMGELHLEVLVDRLLREFKVQATVSKPQVSYRETITKPMRAEGRFIRQTGGAGQYGVVWLELEPRPKGTGFEFENALKGGTIPQEFVPAVEQGVREAMESGVLAGYPLVDMRVRLVDAQYHEVDSSELSFKMAGSLALRNGVAQAEPVLLEPIMKIEVVVPEEATGEVIGDLNARRATIDGMQSRADGMQVIDAHVPLAETFGYATDLRSLTQGRGSFTMEFDHYAELPREMMERILGGARYVSRRTG
- the rpsL gene encoding 30S ribosomal protein S12, which translates into the protein MPTINQLVRKGRKEKLQKSKAPALRLSYNALKGRYTRGRNPMKRGVCTQVKTMTPKKPNSALRKIARVRLTSGIEVTAYIPGEGHNLQEHSVVLVRGGRVKDLPGVRYHIVRGALDAAGVENRQRGRSKYGSKRPKKS